The window TCTTCGCACGTTCGTCTTGTACCAACTTCGAGTAAACTCGATTCAAAGTTGGCAACAGATCTTGAGCGAATAAGTTTGACCTCACTATTCCATACAGTGTTTCATCTAATCCCATAAGAAAAAGGTGCACTTTCTCCTCTTCCATTTCTTTTCCAAGATTACACCAAGATCGCATGTGCACTTACCATATGTGCAAGTCGACATTTGATCAATATTAGCAAGCTCTTCCCAGAGTTTTGTTAAATTTTTATAGTACTTTACTATGGTTATACCCTTTTGTTTGCACTCCACAAGTTCGGCCTTCAACTGCTTTATTCTTAGAACATTGGAGACCAAAAAACGTTCTTCAATACTAGTCCGTAAATCTTTAGCAACTTTTATGTGTGGTATAGACTAATGCAAAGGAGGCTCAATAGCATTCCGAATCCAAGAAACCAACAACGAGTTGATGGTCCACCAATCTTTAAGATCGGGAGACTTCTCATATGGTCTCTTGATTATTCCGTTAATAAATTCGAACTTCTTCCTCGCCCTCAAGGCTGTCCTCGTGGACCTTGCCCATTCATCATAGTTTTCTCCCGTTAGAGCCACATGTGTTATCAAAATTCCAGAATTGTCATTAGATGTTATATCATACGGAGATATGCTCTTTCAATTATTTGTTTCATCACCACCACCGCTTTCGCCGGTAGCAGAGACATCTTTACTATTGTTCCTTGCCATTAGTATGTCACTCCGAGTTTCTTATGGTTTGGCCCGACTTTGGCTCTAATACCATGCAAAATACGCAAGCATACGATGTCCAAGTGTGAAAGAGAAAGGCTTGCCTTCTTTAATTGATTTACAAGAATATAGATATACAAGTCAAGTAGTAAACCTTACTCCTAACAAATATGGGAAACTAGTCATAACAAATATGGAAAAGGAAAACTCTCCTAGCCCGAAGCATATAAATATATTTGCTATCCATATATAGGGGTGGCAAATGAGTGAGTCGGGTAGGATATAGGCGGGTcgaaaacggataaattatctgaCCTAACCCATATTTAATATGAATAAAACAGGCTAACCGACGGATAATATGAAAATCCATATTAGACagataatatgaatatccatattatctATAACTTCTTGAATATGTTCACTTTTAGGAGAATTGTTAGTCTCCTAAACTTGAAAAACACTTAATTTGAgactttataaataaaaaaattaaacccattcatataatataatttttatttatatttgacttGTTACTAACAAATTCATTATGTAACTAattttttaatagataatatgaaaaagtttaatttcttttaattatttagaCTCCATTAGTTACTGTACACGCGCGCACACACGCTTTAATAACTATCCCACCTCTCATTCCGCCACCTACTTTTGCAGCACACCGCATCGCGACCACAGCTCCGCCGTTCTTACTATGAATTTCGTTGACGATGATTTTGAACTGAAGGAGATTCAGAGGCTGGAAGGCCACACCGATAGGGTTTGGACCGTCGCTTGGAAACCACATACCGGAATCAATGGTGTTCCAGCTGTACTCGCGTCCTGCAGCGGCGATAAAACCGTTCGAATCTGGGAACAGGACTCCACCGGCTCTTTCCACTGTCaggtttgattttttttgttttcatcaTAAAATAGCATTTTCTGATTGATATTCCTCGAAAAACTATTACTTTATCaaagtgaaaaaaaattaaaagaagtatTGGACAATCTGCACTATGATCAGCTGGATACATTAAAGAGTTGCAATTAGAATCCAAAGTATCAGCTCtgtctaagaaaaagaaaattatgaATTGTtgcaaattaattatttacacgGGAAGAAGTCAATGCGCTGGAACCAGAGGCGGACACACATTATACGTAGAGGGGTCACGTGCATCCGGAAACTTCCACAAAAACTGTATGTATACTTGTAAATGTCTTCAAGATAGTAAGATATTAGCATAGGCCCCTTACCAATCTTTACGAGCAGTGATGAATTTATATTGAATGTCATCGTGAGTCCGCCTCTGGATGGAACTATATTGACTACAGAGTTACTTTTGAGAGCATTAGCTTCAAATCTGTTCTGTTGGATACTGCCTTAGCCTGTTGATTTTGAGATCTGGTTAGTTTCTCTTTTTAAGAGTTATTATTACTTTTGATACAACAGCTATACCGCAATCTCAAACAAGTGGGGGTCGGCCATATGAATCCTCACTAACCCACTTTACTCCATTTAAACTGTAGTGTGAGGATTGATCATGGAATTGGCTAGTTTTATGCTGGTTGTAGCCTACTGCAACCCTCTTTTATTCGGTCTTGGACTGACAATGTGAGCAAGATCACATAGGCGGAGTTTATTATTTACTTCtgatagttaattaaatttttgGAAATCATACATGGGGTTATGCAGCCAAAAAACAATGTGTACCTTTTTTATTGTTTTCCTTCTTTCATCCTTCTCTAGCACTCTTTCCATCCTGAAGAAAATAAAGTGACCTTCATCCTCTAGCTATAATGACTATTCtagtaaaagtaaaaaaaaagaaaagggagcTATAATGACTATTTGGAGGAAATTTTGCAGGCTGTTTTGGAGGAAACACATACACGGACTGTTAGATCATGTGAATGGTCACCGTCAGGCAAACATTTGGCAACAGCTAGCTTTGATGCCACCACTGCTATTTGGGAAAATGTTGGGGTTGACTTTGAGTGTGTTTCCACTTTGGAGGTACAATTACCTTTTGGTATCTCTCTATCATATTAATTTCAGTTCATATTCATTACCCCAGCTCTGACAAAAACTAGTGTTAAAGTAGGCAAAAGTTGCATCTTCTGTCTGTTTATATCTGTGCATAGCACAACAAAAGCTTCATAAATCTGTCAGTAAAATAAGGGAATTTGTTTCCCGGGCAGCTGTGCTAAGTGGAATCATTTAATTTAGCTTATATTGCTTTGTGATCGTAATTTACATCAATCTTTTGTACTtggcctttttattttctttaatataaaTCTACTAAACTTCTGTCTGCCTTCTTTTTCTTATGCGGGTAATGTCCAGGGTCATGACAATGAAGTGAAAAGTGTTTCTTGGAATAGTGACGACTCACTACTCGCGACGTGTGGACGAGATAAGTCGGTTTGGATATGGGAAGTGTTGCCTGGAAATGAATTTGACTGTGTTTCAGTGTTACAAGGGCACACACAAGATGTTAAGATGGTTAAATGGACTCCTAACATGGATATGTTGTTATCATGTAGTTATGATAACACCATTAAGGTATATTTGAGTTGAACTTAGCGTCCCTcctttctctctctatctctttgttctttGTTTAGAGAGATTCTAGAATGTTTTTCATACCCCTGTTACATATAAGGCATACTAGTGGTTGTTTCTCTTCCATTACGGGCGTGTACAGTAATTTTTATAAGCAGTGTCGAAATTTATAAAAGAACGAGATAAAAACTTTAATTATCATATTTCTAAATTAGAAATAGCCTTAGTCTATTggttttgttgattttttagTTATAAAAGGTCCCAAGTTCAATTCTACTTCATCACAATTTTTATCCATAAAGACTCTCTCAAATATTTACAAAAAATGTGTTAGTTGAGGTTTGAACATTGACCTCTTAGAACAAAATCAAACACACAATCAGCGCACCAAGAGAGAAGTTTTGTCAAATGGTGTCATTTTCTCCTACTTATCTGTTCCTCATTGTATTGATACATATACTTAATAAAAATTTTCAACTAAGCGGTGTCGCGTGCCCCTGCTTCATTAAAGGTGCATCTGCCCCTACTTCCATTTATAAGTAACAATATCTAATATTTAGCGGTGCTTGAAATGCAGGTATGGATAGAGAATCGCGGTGATGATTGGCATTGTATTCAAACTTTGGGTGAATCTAATAGGTAAGATTCGTTATTGGGCATAACAAAATCATAAATTTATTGCATCCAATGGTGTGGCATAATAGTTGTTTTCTTCCATTCCGCATAAGCCTTGGCTGCTAGATTTGCATCTAGGGGTGTGCATTtgaatcggtttatcgataaatcgaatcgattatctgttatcggtttatcgatttatcgatttcgatttcaaaattttccttatcGATTTATCAATTTTGATTTCGATTTTGTTCTCTTcgattatcggtttatcgataaaccgataagctacagtaatttttttttaatttttttttacccttattctataataccctttCCTTTACCCTAAGTCCCTAACCCTATTGTTTTCtctaccacatttaaggaatgatcgtatttaaagctcaagggaatgaagttcaaattaatggaaaatagaattagccgtgatgatatattttgattttttgtttttttataccgttggagtgttggtggcatacatttgatcctttactttagtttcgttgcatgtgcttgttgacacaattt is drawn from Nicotiana tabacum cultivar K326 chromosome 22, ASM71507v2, whole genome shotgun sequence and contains these coding sequences:
- the LOC107809969 gene encoding protein CIA1 isoform X2, with the protein product MNFVDDDFELKEIQRLEGHTDRVWTVAWKPHTGINGVPAVLASCSGDKTVRIWEQDSTGSFHCQAVLEETHTRTVRSCEWSPSGKHLATASFDATTAIWENVGVDFECVSTLEGHDNEVKSVSWNSDDSLLATCGRDKSVWIWEVLPGNEFDCVSVLQGHTQDVKMVKWTPNMDMLLSCSYDNTIKVWIENRGDDWHCIQTLGESNSGHTSTVWSVSSDASGLKLVSCSDDLTIKVWILNDDDNRMIDWNIEPAWKHVCTLSGYHDRTIFSVHWSREGIIASGAADDAICLFVENNENEVDGPTFKLLLKKEKAHEMDVNSVQWNTGDRRLLASGSDDGTVKIWELVRRSGQKLPST
- the LOC107809969 gene encoding protein CIA1 isoform X1; this encodes MNFVDDDFELKEIQRLEGHTDRVWTVAWKPHTGINGVPAVLASCSGDKTVRIWEQDSTGSFHCQAVLEETHTRTVRSCEWSPSGKHLATASFDATTAIWENVGVDFECVSTLEGHDNEVKSVSWNSDDSLLATCGRDKSVWIWEVLPGNEFDCVSVLQGHTQDVKMVKWTPNMDMLLSCSYDNTIKVWIENRGDDWHCIQTLGESNSGHTSTGPVTSSSPESVLGGHTSTVWSVSSDASGLKLVSCSDDLTIKVWILNDDDNRMIDWNIEPAWKHVCTLSGYHDRTIFSVHWSREGIIASGAADDAICLFVENNENEVDGPTFKLLLKKEKAHEMDVNSVQWNTGDRRLLASGSDDGTVKIWELVRRSGQKLPST